DNA sequence from the Chloroflexota bacterium genome:
CGCGCTTCAGCGCCTGGTGTGGGTCGCGTCCGGCTCAGTCGCGCGGATGCGCGGAGCTGGGGTGGCTTGACCCGCTACGCACTGGCGCACGATTTCTTCGTCACAGAGGGCGGAGCGGAGCAGTGCGCCATCGAGTTCGCGCAGATGTTGCCATCGGCTCCGGTGTACACCAGCTTCTTCGACGACGCGCGTTTCGGGGATCGAATCGAACATGGCCGCGTGCGACCATGGCCGCTCCAGCGCCTCGTCGGCCCATCGGCCGGCTTCCGAAGCCTCTATCCGCTTTACGCCGCGTACTTCGGCGCGCTGCGCGCCGACGCAGACCTGTTGCTCACCAGCTCAATCGCGTTTACCAAGGCGATGCGAACCCGCGCTGGCGGCATGCATATTTCCTACATATACACTCCGATGCGATATGCCTGGGACCTCAACACCTACCTTTCCGAATCGAGCTACTCGCCGTTTGCGCGACTTGCCGCGCGGACCATCAGGCCGGTCATGCAGAGCTGGGATCGCCGTACGGCCCAACGCCCCGACCGCGTGGTCGCCATTTCGCACACCGTGCGCCGGCGCATCGAGGCTAACTGGCGGCGCGAGGTGGACGAGGTCATCTACCCGCCGGTGCGGCTCGAGGAGATGCAGCTGGGCACCGAGGACGACGGGTACTATCTCGTCGCCGCGCGGCTGTTGGCGTACCGGCGCATCGATCTTGCCGTCAAGGCCTTCGCCGCGCTCGGGCGCGAGCTGGTAGTCGTCGGCGACGGCCCTGAACGCGCGAGGCTCGAAGCGCTCGCCGGCCCATCGGTGCGGTTCGTCGGGCACCTGCCACGCGAAGAGGTGGTGCGCCTGTTCCGCCGATGCCACGCGTACGTCGTGCCGGGCGTGGAGGACTTCGGCATTGCACCGGTCGAAGCGATGGCAGCGGGCAAGCCGGTCATCGCCTTCCGCGCGGGTGGCTCGACAGAGACAGTCGACGAGGGGCGAACCGGAGTCTTCTTCGACGAACCTTCAGCAGTCAGCCTCCGTGCGGCCGTTCAGACGCTCGACAGCATGCGCTTCGAGGCCGTAGTGCTGCGGCAGCACGCGCAGGCGTTCAGCGCGGACGCGTTCCGAAAGCGTTGGCGCGCCATACTAGAGAACCCTGCCACCCTCGGGCTCTGAGGCCCGCGAGGGAGGCTAGTTGCTATCCTGCGAGGTGCCGTTGGCACCTGCGCCCGAAACGGCGTCCCACGCACCGGAGATCCCCTTGCACCTCGCGGGCTCCACGATCCTCATCACCGGAGGGACCGGATCCTTCGGCAACCGCGTCGCGCGTTACCTGCTCGAGCAGGACCCCGCGGAGATCCGCATTTTCAGCCGCGATGAGAAGAAGCAATGGGAGATGCAGAAGACGTACCCCAACCTGCGGTACATCGTCGGCGACGTCCGTGACCGCGACCGGCTGCGCGACGCCATGGAGGGAGTCGACTTCGTGTTCCACGCGGCCGCGCTCAAGCAGGTGCCGTCCTGCGAGGCGGCTCCCGCCGAGGCGCTGAAGACGAACACGCTCGGATCCCTCAACGTGTGCGACGCGGCGGCCGCAGCGGGGGTACGGACTGTCGTAGCGCTGAGCACTGACAAGGCCGTCAAGCCGGTGAATGCCATGGGAATGACAAAGGCGCTCATGGAGAAGATCGTCTGCGCCCAAAACCTATACCGGTCGAGCCCGATCTTCACGTGCGTGCGGTACGGCAACGTGATGGGCAGCCGAGGCTCGGTCATCCCGCTTTTCCGGGAGCAGATCAGGCGCGACCAGCCGATCACCGTCACCCTTCCCCAGATGACCCGCTTCATGCTCACGCTCGACGACTCCGTCGAGCTGGTCGTGCGTGCGCTGACGACGGCAAACGGCGGCGAGATCTTCGTGCGCAAGGCGCCGGCCTGCACGGTTCAGACCCTCGCCGAGGTGATGCGTCGCAAGTACAGCCCGCGAGGCGACGATCACGAGATTTGCGAGGTCGGCGTGCGCCCGGGGGAGAAGATCCACGAAGTTCTGGTGAACGAGTACGAGCTTCCGCGCTCGGTCGAGGACGACAACTATTTCGTGGTCCACCCTGAGTACCGGCCACCGGCGACGCTCTCGCAGCGCGAGCCCGGCGAGGAGTACACGTCCGAGAACACAACTCGGATCGAGGAGTACGAGACGATCTCGGCACTCCTGGACCACGCCGAGGCGACCTCCGAGTACAACTGACGATCCCTGCGCTGCGTCGGGCGCGTCAAAATCCCCGTAGAGTGCACCGGGGCGGCGGAGTCGGCCTGTTACGCGAACCGTATTGGCGAGGAGTACGTATTTCAGCCAGCACCACGGCCCCTGACTCACCAGTAGATATGGCCTGGTCGCTGGACACGTTGCGCCATGTCAGCCATGGCTAACAATGCCCGCAGATGGCTAGAGTTAGCGTAACGATGGGTACGCCTGCTCAGCCACGTGCCACGCCAGAAGCCTCG
Encoded proteins:
- a CDS encoding glycosyltransferase: MYTSFFDDARFGDRIEHGRVRPWPLQRLVGPSAGFRSLYPLYAAYFGALRADADLLLTSSIAFTKAMRTRAGGMHISYIYTPMRYAWDLNTYLSESSYSPFARLAARTIRPVMQSWDRRTAQRPDRVVAISHTVRRRIEANWRREVDEVIYPPVRLEEMQLGTEDDGYYLVAARLLAYRRIDLAVKAFAALGRELVVVGDGPERARLEALAGPSVRFVGHLPREEVVRLFRRCHAYVVPGVEDFGIAPVEAMAAGKPVIAFRAGGSTETVDEGRTGVFFDEPSAVSLRAAVQTLDSMRFEAVVLRQHAQAFSADAFRKRWRAILENPATLGL
- a CDS encoding polysaccharide biosynthesis protein, which encodes MAPAPETASHAPEIPLHLAGSTILITGGTGSFGNRVARYLLEQDPAEIRIFSRDEKKQWEMQKTYPNLRYIVGDVRDRDRLRDAMEGVDFVFHAAALKQVPSCEAAPAEALKTNTLGSLNVCDAAAAAGVRTVVALSTDKAVKPVNAMGMTKALMEKIVCAQNLYRSSPIFTCVRYGNVMGSRGSVIPLFREQIRRDQPITVTLPQMTRFMLTLDDSVELVVRALTTANGGEIFVRKAPACTVQTLAEVMRRKYSPRGDDHEICEVGVRPGEKIHEVLVNEYELPRSVEDDNYFVVHPEYRPPATLSQREPGEEYTSENTTRIEEYETISALLDHAEATSEYN